The genomic region gtttggataaataactcaaaaaatacaatttttttttcacaaaaatgGATATTAAAACAATgatgataacaaatacttttCAATATGGAATGTTGATTTTCTATAACCTAATCACTAAGATTACAATTGTTTAggcaattaattatttatttgctCTCTTATTAGTTCCATTTTTTAGATAGAAACTGGTTCTTCTACTTTATCTTTACCCATAACGGTGTTCTTGTATGTGGTAAATAGTAATAAAGTTTTAATTCACAATAATCTTGATGGTAATGCCAAAGAAACTATTGTCTAGTTAGTGTTTGCTGTTTTATTGTGTATAATATGGTagataagaataaaaaataaatgtgaaatgtgtgtcaatgtatattttgttgctgttttttatttatttttttacttctATTAGAATTTTCTCCTCTTTTATTGGGGTCAAGAACTTGTTAtaactaattataaaaataatagcagctatataaaaataaaatcacatggaaaaaaaataaaattaaaactgagattTTATACCACACATAATGttaaaaacaaatttaataataaaaatagagtggtaaaatgataaaaaaagatGGTGGAAGGTCAATGCTTCTAGTAGATGGAACTTTGGGTGAAAATGGTGGACTTTCTAGTATTTTGAGGTTATTTTTTTTTACGGAAATGATAGAATGACTTATCGAGGAGGAGAAATCATATATTTCTACTTTTTCAAAAGGTTATGAATTAACTTTTCGAGAAGTTAAAAGTTCTTTTTAAGATAGTGCCAAACACGCGTGCTGTGACTTgacttttcataatttaaaagTCAGACAAATAGTTCTATTACTTCCCAAACGGGCTCTTAGTAGTACTGACCAATTGAgacttgattgttgttaattaaGATAATATTGTTGCTGgctaattcaaattttaatattaagttattgattattttatattttttatttacgtggGACTGAGCCACCAGTTTAACCCATGACCCACCAATTGAACAAATGAACCAATAGCTTGATCGGTTCTATTAcagttcggttctgacaactatgcacCCAACCTTAAACCTTTTTCCACAGCAGCACCCAGCCACCATCCACTCCAAGCTCATAGCTGAACTCTTCTCCTCGGGTAGAGGGTGCTGTGGCCGCGGTGGGGACAGACCGTAGTGCCGTTGTCGCTCAACGTTCCTCTTCTCTCGCCCTATTCTCGTCGTCTGCTCGGGCCTATTGTTGTCGTTCCTCTTNNNNNNNNNNNNNNNNNNNNNNNNNNNNNNNNNNNNNNNNNNNNNNNNNNNNNNNNNNNNNNNNNNNNNNNNNNNNNNNNNNNNNNNNNNNNNNNNNNNNNNNNNNNNNNNNNNNNNNNNNNNNNNNNNNNNNNNNNNNNNNNNNNNNNNNNNNNNNNNNNNNNNNNNNNNNNNNNNNNNNNNNNNNNNNNNNNNNNNNNNNNNNNNNNNNNNNNNNNNNNNNNNNNNNNNNNNNNNNNNNNNNNNNNNNNNNNNNNNNNNNNNNNNNNNNNNNNNNNNNNNNNNNNNNNNNNNNNNNNNNNNNNNNNNNNNNNNNNNNNNNNNNNNNNNNNNNNNNNNNNNNNNNNNNNNNNNNNNNNNNNNNNNNNNNNNNNNNNNNNNNNNNNNNNNNNNNNNNNNNNNNNNNNNNNNNNNNNNNNNNNNNNNNNNNNNNNNNNNNNNNNNNNNNNNNNNNNNNNNNNNNNNNNNNNNNNNNNNNNNNNNNNNNNNNNNNNNNNNNNNNNNNNNNNNNNNNNNNNNNNNNNNNNNNNNNNNNNNNNNNNNNNNNNNNNNNNNNNNNNNNNNNNNNNNNNNNNNNNNNNNNNNNNNNNNNNNNNNNNNNNNNNNNNNNNNNNNNNNNNNNNNNNNNNNNNNNNNNNNNNNNNNNNNNNNNNNNNNNNNNNNNNNNNNNNNNNNNNNNNNNNNNNNNNNNNNNNNNNNNNNNNNNNNNNNNNNNNNNNNNNNNNNNNNNNNNNNNNNNNNNNNNNNNNNNNNNNNNNNNNNNNNNNNNNNNNNNNNNNNNNNNNNNNNNNNNNNNNNNNNNNNNNNNNNNNNNNNNNNNNNNNNNNNNNNNNNNNNNNNNNNNNNNNNNNNNNNNNNNNNNNNNNNNNNNNNNNNNNNNNNNNNNNNNNNNNNNNNNNNNNNNNNNNNNNNNNNNNNNNNNNNNNNNNNNNNNNNNNNNNNNNNNNNNNNNNNNNNNNNNNNNNNNNNNNNNNNNNNNNNNNNNNNNNNNNNNNNNNNNNNNNNNNNNNNNNNNNNNNNNNNNNNNNNNNNNNNNNNNNNNNNNNNNNNNNNNTCGTCTCTCTCGTCTCtctcgtctctctctctctcgtctctctctctctctctctctggccctCTTCTCCTCGACGTCGCCAGAAGGTCTGCTCAGAGCTGTTGGCGTCGCAGTCTCCGTCATAATCAAGCCATCTCTGTGGTCGTCTTCGTCGGCCCTGAACTCATCGTCTCTGTCCTTGTCATCAAGCCTTTGTCTTCGAGCCCCCTCTCTCTGTGTACTTGCTCACTTCCCTTCCTCTCTCGCTGCCGGTAAGCACTGTTGCTTCAATTTATGTTGTTgctgattttctgaaataatagTTGATGGTTGATTTGAATGATTCTGTTGAATTTTTTTGTTGAGTTAATTTTTCTGATATAATTTTGTTGATGGGGTTCTCTGTTGGGGTTGATGGTTGATTTGAATGGTTGTTAATTTTGCTTTCAGAGTTGGGGTTGTTGCTGATGTAATTCTGAGTTTAGTATGGATGCTAAGTTTGGATTCTTTGcataatttttctgtttttggattTTCTGGCTTTGGATGCTGAGTTTTCTGTTTTTGGATTCGGAGTTTTTGTTGTTGAATACTTGATTGGAAGTCTTTGTTggaattttttgtgattttgaatTCTATTGCCGATGGTTTGAGTTTTTGTGTAAGTTTGTGTTTCCATTGTTgctgattattttattattaaaagttattgttgaaaatttttttattctaattttttgtcGCTAATGTGATGCCTGATGAGTATTGTTGCTGATTACTTGATGTTGATTAGGACTTAGAAGTCATTTAGAAAATTTTCATTTtgtgaatttttaatgataaaatatgaacaaattattatatgaaattataaaattttgaattttattaatttagaaattattgaatttgaatatttgaaattgtatattaaatttttaataattttattttatgttaattaaatCGATTTAACCACAATTCGACTTCGGTTGGACtattgaaccattgaaccagtcaTTTGACCGATTCAATGGCTGGtttggttctcgcaaccttgcctAACCGCCGCTTAATTATATATtcataagggtaaagtatatttttttcctgaagtttttgaaaagttttaaaaatatgtctaacatttaatttgattcaattttgcCCTAACATTTGAAATAAATTCCACCAACATCATCAATCAAAACCACAATTTCATTGGACTTCGTTTTCTCATTCCATCGCCACCTCACCCACCACCACAACCCAACTACATTTACCCCTCACTTACGGCCACCAGTACCATCATTATCAACATGATCATCATTAACAACTTCATCGGATCCCACCTCCACCCATCAACCATCCCTCCCTTTTCCTTCCCATCTCACCCCACCCTTCACCGTCCTAAGACTTGATTTGGTAAAACTTTTACTTTTCGAAAGTAGTTTATGAAAGTTGTCTTTTAGCTTTTTAAAAGCTGTAATACCTGTATTaggtaaaatcaaattaaaaatagtttGCGATAAACACAAACACGATAAgcttttaaaagtaaaaaaagacCATAATAGACATATGTATAAAAGGTAATTTTggatatttattattaatttattatataggattatattaaaaattttaattttgataagtagAAATCAACTTTGAAAAGCTCTTCCTTAGGTGCTTTAAAAGCACCCCCAGCTTTTAAAAGCAAACGAGGTGAAAAACACAAGCTCCTCCCCGAAaaactttaccaaaccaagcctaaaTTACTATCATCTCCTCATTCACCATTGCCACTGTATTTTCACCTTCATTGCACTGTCTCTGTCCATTCTTCTCACcccaccacaattccaactaaCACAACAAATCCTAAATTCATCACACACGCCTACATGCCCGCGCACTCGCGGGCACGCACACACACGAAAAGTAGAAAGAGATCGAAGGAATAAAGAACTCGAAATCAAGTGGGAAAGAAACAGTGAAAAAGTTTCGCGGAGGACGCATTCGCTAAAGGAGAAAGTGATTGTGGTAGAGGAAGGTAGATTAATAGAATATAAAATCCACACTCACTAAGTTGCCTGTATTTTAATTGTGAATAAGACATAATTTTACTTGCAGAGAcagggagagaaagagaaagagaaaaaacatTGGAGGGATAGGACAAAAAGGGAGAATCAACATGGTTGTTGGGTAGATAGGGTGAGGGTGGTGGGGTGATGCCGTGGTGTACTATTAAGAAAGGAGCCACTTAGATAAAGATGCTGAAAACGTCTTTTtataaagatgttttttaataattaaaatttaatatatataatcgattaaatcgtattatttttgtcaaaattagactagacaaattgatttgacTGAAAAATGGTAAATCAAATCTTGaattggtctaaattaatattattttttataaaaaatgactataataccctattatagaaaatgactaaaatatttttattatatatattaattttgaaaattttaaattttagttcttTATTTTTCCATCGTAgggttaggatttagaatttttaaaattatatatatatatataaaataagagtattttaattattttctataataaaggtattgtagtcattttttataaaaaaaataatatttagatcagttcaagatttgattcaccGTTTTTTTGgttaaatcaatttgtctagcctaattttgacaaaaataacatgatttaatcgattatatatgttaaattttaattactgaaaaatatatttaaaaaaagacattttaggCGTGGCTCCCATTAAGAAAATGAGCCACTTAGATAAAGACGCTACTTAGATAAAGACGCTGAAAACGTCTTTTtataaagatgttttttaataactaaaatttaacacatataatcgattaaatcgtgttatttttatcaaaattagattagacaaattgatttaactgaaaaagagaaaaagagtatttttagaatttttctaaaattttgtggacaaaaaatatacttatcCTATTCACAGATTATTCTATCATTCAACTCTCGCTCGCCGCGGGTACCCTGAGAAGTGAGAAGCCTTTTCGCACAAATCATCCATTCTTCCGCCACCCCATTACAGGCCACACCCTTGCTGTCGTGTAGCCGCTTGTCCCCTTTTCCCTTCAATTTCAGCTGTTGCCTCCTTCTCCCGTGTTGTTCGCTGCTCTACCCCCTCTTCGGCTCTTCTCTCTCACTCGGTCTGGGAGCTCTTCAGGTTCATTCTTCTAATTTGCCTGAACACTGTCTACTTTAATCATTTGTTATCTGGCTGCACAACAATTCAGAATAGATATTATTGATGTCAATCGACATTGCCCAACTTATTTTATTGTGTTATATGAAATTGAATTCAGAGAAAAAGGAAATCAATCACTCACATAGCACATTTACAGATGTTTAGTATAGTTATGACATTCTTGCTAATAAAATTCTGCCCGCTGATACATCATATCATATATAAATTAAAGCGTTGAAGTGCCAATATTGATTAACCTGTAGGTATATTATCTAGGTACTTGGTACTGTATGTTTCAATTGGATCCTTGTATTCTATGATGTTATATTGGTTTTGGAAGAATGAATTGTTGTTCTTCATAGGTTATAGGATAAGGAAATCATAATTATAGTGAAAAAGATTATTGTTGTTTAGATAATTCAAGGTAATTTTAATTTCAGTGAAAATGTTGTTAAAAAAGAGTACAATGCCAAACCAATCAACCCCTAACATTTCCCAATAATGGCACCATATTAAAAAACTTCAGCCTATAACTTATCAGTGTTCATTTTACTACtccattaattaatttatttatttttttggtcaTATACTGCTATGATTTATAAGTGTTGGTTTTTTTTTCCGTTATACCAACGGGGCTAATGCCCAACAAGTGTTAGTTGAATGGTATATTGGTATGAcatcttgattttttttttttttttggttttccacGGTATCTCCCAACTCAGCAGGCCaatgactaatccgtcgcggtactgagctccatttaagggtttgccgctggctaatgggttgctgcatgtacaaggcgggattcgaacccccaacacttgcttaagcggactagtaCTAGACCAACCCAATTTGGTTATGACATCTTGATTTATCATTTCTAGAAacctaaataatattttttttggtaaatCTAAATAATCTGTTTTTATTCCACAGGCTTATTATATTACAGGTTCGAGGCCCAAACTAGGCCCAATATTGAGCACCTGACTCCAAAACTGTCTCTAAGCTTACTAGCTCcctgacaaaaaaataaaataaaataaaaaagcttaCTAGCTCCGATCACATGCTCCATTTCCCAGTACGGCGGTTCCCACCATTTCCACCGCCAAAACTTCTTAACGGAGATGCGCGCCATTGTCATCTCTTCGGAGATAATTTCTCATCTTAAGCGACTACCACACCGCTTCAATGCAACCCTCTCCTTCTCGTCGGAGACTTCACCGCTGGTGGCGTTCGGGGACGACAGAGAATCCACGTACTCTGACGTGCCGAAGCCTTGCCGGAGGAAATCAGAGAGGAAGCCGTATGTGACGCCGATGAAGGTGCTGATAGAGAGGGCGAAGAAGGAGAGAGAAGCGCGTAAGGCACAGCCATGTAGGGTTCTGGAGGAACCACCGGATAACGGGTTGCTGGTTCCGGAACTCGTTGAGGTGGCTCACCGAGTATATCTAGCTCGAAATTCACTCGTATCTGGTCTGAGTCAACTCGTCCGAATCATTCCCGTGCTGCGCTGCGAGTAAGTTGCTATGCATATTTGATTTTTATGTTGATTCTGAAATTTCTAAGCTAGACAATTTGGCAAATGTTGCAAAATTGAGGAACCAGTTAATTAGGTTTCTGTTAAAACTGATTTTTGATGCAGTAagagttaaaattttttttcccttttacaTAATCATTCAATCTTCAAACTTTGGTTATGGATTGTGAAGAACTTATGGTaatgatatatttttttgattgcCCTAAAGTGTAGAACACGTTGCACTTGCTGAGATTGAGTGAATAAGTTAGGAAGTCTATATTTTTGTCTGGATTTGCACTGTGTGATGGATATATTCTAAGGAAATCATGTGTTTTGAGTTGCATTCTAGGCTTTCTGGTTGTTATCATTTAACATTGAGAGATGGAGAGAGAAAAAAGAGtgtgatttattattattattattattattattattattatagatgGTGTTGTGGTCTTATGGATTGTATGtgcttctttatttatttattttttcttcgtCCGAACTAGACTTCACTTTTACTGGTTTCTCCATATCAGGTTATGCAATGAGGTTCACATTGGTTATGTTGGTCATGAAATTCGAACATGTACTGGACCAAGGAGTGGTTCCAGGAGCGCAATGCATGTTTGGAGAAGGGGAGGGGCACGAGATGTGGTCTTCTTCCCAAAATGCTTTCATCTTTATGATCGTGTTGGTAAGCCAAGAGTCGGACATGATGAGAGGTTCAGTGTCCCTCGCATCCCTGCCATTGTTGAACTCTGTATACAGGCCGGTGTAGATCTTGCAAAGTATCCCACAAAAAGGAGAACGAAACCCGTATACTGTATTGAGGGAAGAATTGTTGATTTTGAATCAGTTGCAGAAgatattgaaaataaaataaaactttctTCTGAAAATATCAAAGCTCTTCCCAATGCATCTCCTGTGCTGGCAAGGCATGTAGAGAATTATCCAAATTTAGTGATGAACAATAGCAATCTGGATTGGTTGAGTGAGGAAGAACGGAACAAAGTAAGGGATTTAAGTAGTCATACCCTAGAGGCATGGTTTGAGATGATATCAGGTGCAAAGAAGATGATGGAGAAGTACAGTGTGCATACTTGTGGATATTGTCCCGAGGTCCAGGTTGGTCCGAAGGGACATAAGTTGAGAATGTGCAAGGCTTCAAAGCATCAGTCTCGGAATGGTTTACATGCGTGGCAAGAGGCAACAATAGATGATCTTGTGGGTCCGAATTATGTCTGGCATGTCGACGATCTGAATGGATCTCCTCTGAATAACAATTTGAAGAGATATTATGGCAAGGCTCCAGCTGTGGTGGAACTCTGTGTGCATGGAGGGGCTCATATTCCAAATCTGTATAAGAGCATGATGAGATTAGATGTTGTCTCCCCAGATCGAGACGAAGTTGACCTTGTTGCCTGATACATCATGACCCCCTTTGAAGTTAGACGATATATTTTCAATCAAGATTTGAAATTCAATCAGATAAGATCTTGGAGCATTGAGTTTGATCAAAGCAGAGGTTTGGTCCCCGTTGCTATTTTTTCTGTTGTGACTTCTATATAGGTCAAAATTCTTGATCTTCATACATAATAAATGAGTTACCAGCATATTCTATCTTTGGAAAAAGATACATAGCTTAAAGGGAGGTATAACAGATATAAGATACTTCATTATCATGTTGTGGGTCTCAAATTGGTATGCTTTCAGCTCATCAAACTCTGCAGTTTTTTGTGAAAAAAGTGTTGACTATCGACACTGGAATTGATACTAATGAAAGACCAAACAGCATGTAGTCCAAACTTCAATGCACATAAATGAAGATTCTAGCAGCAACCATCAAAATAAATCCGAACTTTCATCTTCGGTGACAAACCTCAAGCATGCCATTGGTATAGTCTTCTCTAAAGGATGCTTATTAAGTTGTTCTGGTTTTCAAGTCACCTGAGTTTGCTTCCCTTAATATTTGTTGAGCATGATTCCTTGTACTTACTTTTAGGTTATTGGTTGCTGAAAAAGGTAAGATTGTGGAAGGATCCAGAACTATGGAAATCGTTCTGTTATCACAGAATTTTTAGGCTACACATAGAGATGTTTTACAAAGAGAAACTCCTTAAGTTACCACACCCCTTATTGTATATTCAAATGCATATTTATTTGGTGAATATTCCAATGAAGATTTTATAAGTGTCTTCatgtaaaaataatataatatgaaACTAATCCTACTAATTGATTGTCACTCATTTTCCCTCCATAAAGCAGCTATTATATTTATACCACTTGAGTCAATCGCATGTTGATTAAAATTGATTTGTCTTAGCAAAATAGAAGTTGAGAGATTGATTTGGTGATTGAATTTTTTTGAAGATTAAAATATCCAAGAATTCTTTGAAAATTGATTTgggatattatttaaaaaaaaaacaacttaCCAAGAGATCAAACAACTCTATAGTGACAATAAAATGAAGAACAAATACCCAAATTGATCGTAAGGaattttaaattagatattttaatCCCTGAcaaattttattcttaaaaagTCCTGAAGAATTATTTCTGAAAGACAATTTGATCCTTGTGTCTCTTTTGAAGGGAGACTACTTTGTCTTAGTgtattataataaaatttgttattGACTTATTTGTCCAACACATGAAAGAATTGATTCAAAGTAACTTAAAGACCAATCTGTCCAATGAGAGTAATTCTGAAAGACTTttagagaataaaaatttattggGAATTAAAGTGTCCAATCTGAAATTCTTTAGGGACCAGCTAGGGGGTATACTCTAAAATGAAATAGATGAGTAGCTAAATAAAAAGAAGGGTATATATACCAGTTTTGATAGGTTCCAATCAATCCACGTTCATAAATGGCACCAAGAGTGTTAATTTCAGCCTCAACAGGAACAACATTCATGACCCAAACATGACCCAAACAGGATCATCAACAAGTGCAGCTGCAAATCCACCCAAGTAAGAGTTCATATCAAGCACATTTGTGTACCTGCCTTTTTCTAATAGTGCGTTGGTACTTGGTAGTATATTTGTTTGGAATAAATCAATATTTGCTTATTGAACTctattaaaaatactaaataatgcaTGAAAAACCAATAAGAGtgcttaaatttttttatgacaaAAAAACATTAGGATAtgaattgaatttttattttggaATCATTATAAATTCACAACAATCCCAACAGAAAAGTGAATTActgaacaaaataaaagaaataaaaacttcTAGAAATTCAAAAGTAacataattaaattcaacaaataTAAGCTAAGCTACGAAACAATAATCATTACAATTAAAATTTCTTTATTATAGACACAAAATCAAGCCTAATTACAATTTCTTATTTTTAATAGttgaagtttttaaaattttgtgacATTTGAAAATATTTCTAATTAAGTAtccaaatataatatttttaaaaatgattAAAATTCTCAAAAAGTATATTCCTTCTTTAAAATATTCTATCCAAAGCAGAAATATCTTACATATGTTCTGTATATGTAATAGTATGTCATTTTTAGATGGATAATATTGATATTGAAGATGTTTGTTTGGCTCAGAATTGAGATACAACAATACAAGATCATGGTTGACTTATAGATCAAGTATAAGCCAATAAACTTGCTTCAAGTCACATGAGCTCCTTTTATTATGAGACTGAAGAGTGAAGAGAGTGTTTGGAACTTAGTAGACTGCTATTCTatatttctatgtttcttttttctttaattgcTATTATTATTgtaaaagaaaagaagtaaaaaaaaaacaccaatcTCCAATATTGGTAGTTACACTATGACAATTGTTGAATGTTTCGTGGAAGGAATGACATGTCTAAAGCTTTTGGAAAGTGAAAGTGAAATTATTAGAATTTAGAAGGCTAATTCTATGGTGCCTTTTGtttgatatttaatttttatttaaattac from Arachis ipaensis cultivar K30076 chromosome B02, Araip1.1, whole genome shotgun sequence harbors:
- the LOC107624880 gene encoding APO protein 3, mitochondrial, which produces MRAIVISSEIISHLKRLPHRFNATLSFSSETSPLVAFGDDRESTYSDVPKPCRRKSERKPYVTPMKVLIERAKKEREARKAQPCRVLEEPPDNGLLVPELVEVAHRVYLARNSLVSGLSQLVRIIPVLRCELCNEVHIGYVGHEIRTCTGPRSGSRSAMHVWRRGGARDVVFFPKCFHLYDRVGKPRVGHDERFSVPRIPAIVELCIQAGVDLAKYPTKRRTKPVYCIEGRIVDFESVAEDIENKIKLSSENIKALPNASPVLARHVENYPNLVMNNSNLDWLSEEERNKVRDLSSHTLEAWFEMISGAKKMMEKYSVHTCGYCPEVQVGPKGHKLRMCKASKHQSRNGLHAWQEATIDDLVGPNYVWHVDDLNGSPLNNNLKRYYGKAPAVVELCVHGGAHIPNLYKSMMRLDVVSPDRDEVDLVA